The Alicyclobacillus acidoterrestris genome contains the following window.
TCTGATGGCCGTCGTGACAAGGTCTCAAGGGGCTGGAGAACACCCTCTTCGATTCGCGCAAGGTCCACCAAACCGCGCAGCCAGATCAAAAGTACGCGCGTACCGTGAACGTCGACTTCGCGGCGTAGCAAGTCGTCACAGTGTTGCCACTCCCCTTTAATCCAGCCACGTAAACCTTCTAGACGGGAGGGCAAGGGTTCATCCGGCTGATGCCACGAAGCATCCACCAAGCCGGCAATTCTGTCAGGATGGTTCCCGAGATCTTTGGCCTTCTTACCCCGCTTCTTAAGTAACACAGCATGCTCTCCCCGCGTGTAATTTCTCTTGGTATTTTGACCACATCCAGCCAAAGCTATTCACCAATATTTGGTATGCACGAGTTTTTTGTTGCTTTTGCGGGCAAGAGGGAGATTAACACGGTAATCCCTGTAATGAGGTGAAGAGTGTTCTTGAAGTTAAGGAGGTGTGTGATGCAGATAAAGTACAGTGAAGAACCAAGGGGGCATTGCTCTTCTATCATTTCTTCTACTGGGACAAGAATTTCTGATTTGACAGTAGTGAACGGAGAGGGTGATTTAAACTGAACAAAACCAAACATCAGGCTTATTGCAGAGAAACGTGACGAGCGTTTATGCATTAAATTGCACAATTGTACGTTTCCTGTATGCTACTTATTGCATATTGCAGCGACGGGCAGTTTACTGCAATAGTAATCCTATGTGATAGGGTACTATTGTTGGTAGCGCTTCGGCAAGGGTTTTCGCTTTATTAATTTGCGGTACTAAGAAAGCCGTTTAGTGGTGTGTCTGCGTGTGATTTCTATTACTCCATTTACCAGGATTCGTGTCATCGGTGATCACAGCATTGATAACATCAAGGTAGTGTTTTGCTTTGTCTTCTAGATATTTGACGCTTCGTTTCGCTTCCTCCACCTGAGCCAGAGCAACGGCCTTTTGTTTCAAAATAATTTCATAGCGTTCCTGAATGGTTGAAACGCCTTCCAAACACAAATCTACAAACCTTTTGATGTCTTTGATTGACATGCCACATTGTTTCAGAAATTTGGCAGCTGTAAGCCAATTTAAGGACTCGTCATCAAAAAGACGATTGTTATTGATGTCGCGCTGCACACTTGGGACTAGTCCCTTATCGGTATGGTAGCGAACAGTGTGTTCGGTCAAATCAAGCATCTTAGCTACTTCTTTTACGGTATACATTGCAAATCCACCTCGTAAAGATTTCGATCACAACCTCTTGACTTCGTGTTACTCGAAGGCTGTAACCTCATAGTACATCAAGTGTATCGACACCGTAAATCCGACAGTAATATACAAAAGGAGGAGTACACCGTGGATAAAAAAATCTGGTTCATTACGGGAGCCTCTCGCGGTTTTGGGCGCATTTGGGCCGAAGCTGCACTCACGCGTGGCGATAAGGTCGCAGCTACCGCCCGCACATTGGCAGACGTTGCCGATCTGAAGGAACGTTTCGGAGACGCCGTTCTCCCCATGGCGCTCGACGTAACTGATGCCGATCAGGCTCGACATGTCGTTCGGCAGGCACACGCGCATTTCGGCAAGCTGGACATTGTCCTCAACAATGCCGGTTACACCCTGGTCGGCACGGTTGAGGAGGCTAGCGAGGCCGAAGTCCGCGCTCTGTTTGACACGAACTACTTTGGTATGCTTCGGGTCATCCAAGCAGCCCTGCCTCTGCTGCGGCAACAGGGCAGCGGGCATTTACTCGGCGTCTCAAGCGGCATGGGGATTGTGGCGATGCCGCTCATCGGCTTCTATTGCGCCTCCAAATGGGCAGTCGAAGCGCTCCACGAAAGCCTGGCGCAAGAGGTCAAAGGCTTTGGCATCAAGGTGACGCTGCTCGAACCCGGCGCCTATGCGACCGATTTTGCAAGTCCCTCGTCGCTGAAGACCGCACCGGGAATTGACGCCTATGCCGATCTTCGGAGGCGGGTTTTCGGGGAGCTATCGAGCGAAGAACGCGGCGATCCGCAAGCGACAGCAGAAGCCATCCTCAAGATCGTGGACGCAGAGGATCCGCCGCTTCGATTTGCTGCCGGCTCCGGGGTCCTGCCGAGAGCGCGTGACGCTTATGCTGATCGCCTAGCCACCTGGGAGGCGTGGGAGGCTGTCTCGAACGCAGCGCAAGGCAAACCAAAAAATCAGCCATCGCACCATGAGTGACCCCAAAAAGCTAGACACTTTGCAATTAGGAAGCTTTCAAGGCATGAGTTCGGTATTCCAGAACTCATGCCTGTTAGTTTTGTTTTTTATGCGATGATAGTTATAGTTAAGGAAGCTAACCACCGGACTCGTGAAGGAGGCACATAAATTCGACGCAAAATCAGTGATGGTGCCTGGTCGAGGGAGACAGATAGAGTAAAGTTTTTAACACTGCTACACCAAGGGTACACCTGTGATACGCGCCACATCTTCCTGCCAAGCAACTAAGTCTGTAGCATCTACGTCGTGTAGGCTTGTTTTGCCACGAGCTCTCGCCGCGAGTTTCATCTCCTCGACGCAGCTGGTTAAAAAATTGCCCAAACTCTGGGCACCTCGGTCTTCGTCAAAACATCGGCGTTTGCTACCTTTTGCCCACGCTATGATCAAGTCCAAAATGCTGTGTAAAATCCCCTCTTCGGAATGTGTCGCATCATGCTCACAATCTACTCAACGGCTGATGGGCGTCACTTTCTTGTTGGTCTGAGACTTCTTGCTCCTTGCGCCACTTCCAGTATTCTTCCATGTTAAGGTAGCAACGGCCTGTTGTCCACGCCTCGTCAATCTCCATCAGCAGTGCCCCGATCAGCCGTATCACTGACTCCCGGTTGGGGAAGATGCGTATGACGCGCTCACGGCGCCGGATTTCTTCGTTCAGTCGCTCCACACCGTTGGTCGTGCGCAATCGCCGGCGATAACGCTCAGGCAAAGCCAGCACCGCAGTTACATCGTCGAACCCATCCTCCAGCACTTTCACGGCCTTGGGTGCCCGCTCAGCGTACTCCTCGGCAAACTTGTCTTTGAGTAGTCGAGCTGTTTGGATATCGGGCGCATCCAGGATGGCCCGTACACGTGTGTAGACATCCTCGTGCAGTGACTTTGGTGTAGCGTCCAACAGATTGCGCATAAAGTGTGTCTGACATCTGTGCCAGGTACAGCCTTGGAATTCCGTCTGAAGGGCACGGACGAGTCCTGCATGACTGTCTGAAACCACAATGTCTAGGTCTCGTAAGTCCCGTGATTTGAGCCAAGCAAAGAACGCCCGCCAGCTTGCCTCTGACTCACTGTCACCAATCATCAGGCCCAGAATCTCGCGATATCCATCTTCGTTAATACCTACGGCAATCATCACAGCTCGAGGCCGAACACGCCCGTCTTCCCGAATCCTGACCACCAGAGCATCGACCAGGACGAACGGATATCGGTGCTCCCGCAAGCTGCGCTCGTTCCACGCTGCGACGATTGGATCCAACCGCTTGCACAGCGCCGACACTGTGGACTTAGAAAATTCCGTCCCACAAAGCTCCTCCGTGATCTGGGCCACCTTGCGTGTCGATACACCGTTTATCACCATCTCCATCAACGCAATCACCAGTGCCTGTTCACTGCGCTGATAGCGGGCAAACAGCTCCGTTGAAAACTCGCCATTGCGAATCCGTGGAACCTGCAGGATGAGCCGACCAACACGTGTCGTGATGGGATGAGGCAATGTTCCGTTACGGTACCCTCGCCGCTCCTCAGTCCGCTCATACGGACTCGCTTTCAGCTGTTCCGTGACCTGAGCCTGTAATACTTGATTCAGCACCTGTTCGACCAACTTCGCGACACCCCCATCCTGCAGAAAGAGGTCTTTCAAAGATTCGTCATTCAGGGTAATCTGGTATTGAGCCATTTTCGTTTCCCTCCTGGTAATGTGGTTTTCTCCAATCTCACATTCTACCAAAGAGGGGCGGATGGCTCATATTTTATGCCCCGGGGTGCCATCCCTTTTTACACAGTATATTGGACTCTACTTGTGGTGAGCCGAACTAACCTCCCACTGGATATCAAAATCATGCTTTTGTAACCAGATTTTCATGCCCTTTATTAACCTCCTGTAATCGAGATACGCAAAAGTGCACAGCACGACAGGCGTACTGCTTTATAAATACTTTTGAGCTACTGACTTTACGTAACTCACCTTATTGGACCGTTCGCCTTAGCTATTATGCTTAATGAGAAAGGATATATATCATTTGTATTATTCCAAATATACTCATAACCACCCCTAGTACGCCTATTATATATACAATTTTTCTGGATCGATTCTTGAATAAAAAAATAATAAATATCACCATCATTAATATCCAAAAAAGAATCATAATTATCCCGCCGGTAGACACACAACCTCTTCCCTTCAAAATAAAGTAAATAGGCGCACGATAATGTATACGCCTATTTACTTTATTATATTTTCAGAAAAATTATACGCCCGGTATGTTATAGTAAGCCGAGATGTCTTCTTGATGGTCTGTCCAAGCTTTACCGGCAAAGGTGGCGCATGTTATGCCAAAACCTATCGCCACAACACCAGCGATAACTGCACTTGCACCTGCAGTTTCAGGAGCCGTTACTATCGCAATAATACCGCTCACCCCTGCACCTGCGGCTGCAGCATAGCAATCTTGCTCTGCATTAGAAGTATTACCCACTGCATTCTGATATGTGCTTAAACCACTTGCATTTTTACTACTTTGATAACCAGACCAAGTGCCGTGTCCACCTAAGCCAATCGACCAATACTTTGAGCTACTGGAGTAAATACTTTCATCCGCATAGTCTCCCCACCAGCCTTCAGAAGTGTCTGCACTGACATATAAAGGTTTAATACCGGTTCCAGTTGTTCCAGTAGCAGGTGAGTTATTCAGATTAATTGTAGTGGTCTGACCATTGGATGTAATAGTTACTACATTTTTAACTTTATCGAAAGTGGCGACAGTGCTTTGGCCGTTAGAAGTAACATCAACTACACGCTGAGAAGAGTTGTCAGTGACAGTCTGAACCTGAAGTGTTTGACCTGCCACTGTTGTGGTTGAGACTTGATTGGTTGGTGTAGTGCTTGCAAATGCAGTAATAGGTGTCATCATCATTGACGCAGTTACAAGACTTAATCCAGACATCACCAAATTTTTCTTTCTCATACTCATTTTCTCCTCCTTAGTATATATATCTAATTTTCGTTATTACAAAAACAGTCTATCACAGACATGTGGAAATGTGTGTAGAAATATAGAATTATACAAATAATTTTCCTATATGTGAGAGAGGTGGATAATTCGGATTGGAGATAAGAAAAATGGATATGAATCATCATATTGTGATTATTTAACTATTAAAGATCTCCCAACGAAACACAAATGAATTATGTTTCTTCGAGAATAAAAACCAAATCACGAGGAATTTTTCAGTTATGTCCAATATGTAACATTAGACTTCACGTTCTGGTGGCTCGGAGTCTTCCCGATGGCGTCGGGAACTGCAGTGGCTTAATGCCTTCTAGAATTTCAGTCTAGGAGGCATTTGCAGTTTTATGGACACTGTTTTTACGACGCTTAGGAGGCCTGTAGAACGATTTTGCAATATCTAACGACAAAAGTCCGCGAAACACGTCTTATACGGCTTGCTGGAGGCCTCATATACAATATCGGCACCATTGTACAGGGGAATGTTTCGGTAACCCCATTTGTTACGACATTTGGTACTTCTTTTGCTATCTCATTTGGCGTCGCAGTATCAATCTTCTCTTGAAGACTCTTAAATCCAATACCACAGAAACCTTTATCGTTGGATATGTGCAAGTCCACCACTCACATACATGTGGAGAAGTGGGATCGAATATCGACAACTCCGGAATTTGATGCACGTGAATCGTTGATAAAATCTCACGGGCGTTGACGGAGTGGGCCAAATCATCTACGTCTTTGATCGACGTACGATAGGACAGCAACGACTAACATGCCCGTCTGGAGGATATCCCCATAGATCTGATTGAAAGATTGCAGCATATGACCTACCTCCCCAACAAAAGTGGGTAGAGTATACCCGTCGTCAAGGCGAATTTAACTACTCTATTGTTTGGCATAATTGGGGGCTATGGAGATGACCCCAAAGCGCCGAAAGCGATCTGTCTCAATGCGTTACGTAATTGCGGGGAAGAAATTCAATGGGGTTTAATGGGATCCGTGGTCGGCTCTCAAATACATCAACCGACACATATTATTAAAACACCACGCACACCGTTTACACTTCAGTTCACGTGCTGAAACCAACCTTCTTTATAGCAAGAATAATGTCCCCTCATCACGCATTTGTAGCAAAATTCATTCGTCTCCCATGTCACTCTTGAGTCAGACATTAAGAGAGGAATGGTGTACGACACATGCCGCAATCCAAAACCCCCCTCAATCCGACCTACGGAGAAGCCGATGTTTATTATCGACATGCAAAAGGTGAAAATCTGTTTCTCGTTGGCTCGGAGGAGAATCCTTATAAAGGACCTTGGTTGCGCAAGCAGATCGAGATGTTCACATCGCTTGGCTGGAAATTTCTTGTTCTCGATATGAGTTCCACCGGCATGATGGGGCAACCCCATATTATTGGTGATGGTTGGTCACAAATTGAGAGAAACGCTATACAACAAATCACCTCACCGGTGATCATTCGAACACGTAATCTTACAACTCTACTCAATGCCTTGGACGAAATTTACGTACTCAAAACAGAAATTCCGGCCCTCAAGCACGTTGTCGTAGTTTATCTTGGTGCTAATCGAGCACTGAGTACAGACGACCGCACTGCACTATATGAAGCGCTTAAACGTCTTATGGATCGCAAGCACGGTGTATGGCTCGCTGCGGAACGTTTTCAGGCATTTCCGATGGAACACATGGAATCATTTCATACACAGATTGTTTTAACGGATGACGAAACAGATATTGAGATTTCCAAGTGGGCGAAGATGTTCCACATTGAGGATCTTGAATCGGTAGATGTCGACGAACAAGAAGCGTTATTCCTTTTTCGCGGTCGAAGCGAGGGTGCACAGCATTTGTATGTTTGTCCACTAACTAACAGAAAGGAATGGTGAACAGTGAAGGTTATCTACGACATCTCAGCCTTGCCAGAAATGAAAGATATAATCGCCCCACTTGAAGAAAAGCATGGTATA
Protein-coding sequences here:
- a CDS encoding IS256 family transposase; the encoded protein is MAQYQITLNDESLKDLFLQDGGVAKLVEQVLNQVLQAQVTEQLKASPYERTEERRGYRNGTLPHPITTRVGRLILQVPRIRNGEFSTELFARYQRSEQALVIALMEMVINGVSTRKVAQITEELCGTEFSKSTVSALCKRLDPIVAAWNERSLREHRYPFVLVDALVVRIREDGRVRPRAVMIAVGINEDGYREILGLMIGDSESEASWRAFFAWLKSRDLRDLDIVVSDSHAGLVRALQTEFQGCTWHRCQTHFMRNLLDATPKSLHEDVYTRVRAILDAPDIQTARLLKDKFAEEYAERAPKAVKVLEDGFDDVTAVLALPERYRRRLRTTNGVERLNEEIRRRERVIRIFPNRESVIRLIGALLMEIDEAWTTGRCYLNMEEYWKWRKEQEVSDQQESDAHQPLSRL
- a CDS encoding SDR family NAD(P)-dependent oxidoreductase encodes the protein MDKKIWFITGASRGFGRIWAEAALTRGDKVAATARTLADVADLKERFGDAVLPMALDVTDADQARHVVRQAHAHFGKLDIVLNNAGYTLVGTVEEASEAEVRALFDTNYFGMLRVIQAALPLLRQQGSGHLLGVSSGMGIVAMPLIGFYCASKWAVEALHESLAQEVKGFGIKVTLLEPGAYATDFASPSSLKTAPGIDAYADLRRRVFGELSSEERGDPQATAEAILKIVDAEDPPLRFAAGSGVLPRARDAYADRLATWEAWEAVSNAAQGKPKNQPSHHE
- a CDS encoding geobacillin-26 family protein (This protein is homologous to geobacillin 26, a large bacteriocin (245 amino acids) that was found in the thermophile Geobacillus sp. 15, and that has an unknown mechanism of action.), with the protein product MRKKNLVMSGLSLVTASMMMTPITAFASTTPTNQVSTTTVAGQTLQVQTVTDNSSQRVVDVTSNGQSTVATFDKVKNVVTITSNGQTTTINLNNSPATGTTGTGIKPLYVSADTSEGWWGDYADESIYSSSSKYWSIGLGGHGTWSGYQSSKNASGLSTYQNAVGNTSNAEQDCYAAAAGAGVSGIIAIVTAPETAGASAVIAGVVAIGFGITCATFAGKAWTDHQEDISAYYNIPGV
- a CDS encoding MerR family transcriptional regulator, yielding MYTVKEVAKMLDLTEHTVRYHTDKGLVPSVQRDINNNRLFDDESLNWLTAAKFLKQCGMSIKDIKRFVDLCLEGVSTIQERYEIILKQKAVALAQVEEAKRSVKYLEDKAKHYLDVINAVITDDTNPGKWSNRNHTQTHH